One part of the Natronorubrum sediminis genome encodes these proteins:
- a CDS encoding universal stress protein: MYTVLVPIDDHEARVNAQLESVIDLANASEEFAVELLHVRKELEFADSDDDVEIGEIRRDLDDDALAELVETVSMAAEELTAADVDVRVHSATGNPAAAIVDIANQFDVDEIVIGARRQSPVGKVLFGSVAQSVILDTDRPVKVVPA, translated from the coding sequence ATGTACACAGTACTCGTTCCGATCGACGACCACGAGGCGCGCGTGAATGCACAACTCGAGTCCGTTATCGACCTCGCGAACGCGAGCGAGGAGTTCGCCGTCGAACTCCTGCACGTCCGCAAGGAACTCGAGTTCGCCGACAGCGACGACGACGTGGAGATCGGCGAGATCCGACGCGACCTCGACGACGACGCGCTCGCGGAACTCGTCGAGACGGTTTCGATGGCTGCCGAAGAACTCACGGCGGCTGACGTCGACGTACGCGTTCACTCTGCGACGGGAAATCCGGCGGCCGCGATCGTGGACATCGCGAACCAGTTCGACGTCGACGAAATCGTCATCGGTGCGCGCCGACAGTCGCCGGTGGGCAAGGTTCTCTTCGGTAGCGTCGCCCAATCGGTCATCCTCGACACCGACCGACCGGTCAAAGTCGTTCCGGCGTAA
- the mch gene encoding methenyltetrahydromethanopterin cyclohydrolase encodes MESLNRMAIELVDEALEYAEELNIGGYDLANDATVLDFGLEFDGGIEAGLLLTEIQTAGMATPSHHLEEIGGAPIPHIELSTDQPALSLLGSQKAGWELATEDFEGLGSGPARALVAEEDEFRQIGYTDAFDLTALAVETDQDPTAAAAEQVAELAEVETSSVFLLAYPTASLVGSVTNAARAAELATFRLSELGYDPLDIVSATGKAPVAPVGGDEATAIARTNDAIAYGGTAHLTVREDADVFDSVPSTAADGHGRPFGEIFDDLEWEFSEVPADLFAPAKVTVDVIGGPTYVHGETDEDLLVESFDL; translated from the coding sequence ATGGAAAGTCTCAACCGGATGGCGATCGAGTTGGTCGACGAGGCCCTCGAGTACGCCGAGGAGCTGAATATTGGCGGCTACGATCTCGCGAACGACGCGACGGTTCTCGACTTCGGTCTCGAGTTCGACGGCGGGATCGAAGCCGGGCTGTTGCTCACGGAAATCCAGACGGCAGGGATGGCGACGCCGAGCCACCACCTCGAGGAGATCGGCGGCGCACCGATCCCACACATCGAACTCTCGACGGACCAGCCGGCGCTGTCGTTGCTCGGCTCCCAGAAGGCGGGTTGGGAGCTGGCAACGGAAGACTTCGAGGGACTGGGAAGCGGCCCAGCGCGGGCGCTCGTCGCCGAAGAAGACGAGTTTCGCCAGATCGGCTACACCGACGCGTTCGACCTGACGGCGCTCGCAGTCGAGACGGATCAGGATCCGACCGCGGCCGCGGCCGAGCAGGTTGCAGAATTGGCTGAAGTCGAGACGAGCAGCGTCTTCTTGCTCGCCTATCCAACTGCGAGCCTGGTCGGCAGCGTCACGAACGCCGCTCGAGCGGCGGAACTCGCGACGTTCAGGCTCTCCGAACTCGGGTACGATCCGCTGGATATCGTCTCGGCGACGGGGAAAGCGCCGGTCGCACCCGTCGGCGGGGACGAAGCGACGGCGATCGCTCGCACGAACGATGCCATCGCCTACGGCGGGACGGCACACCTGACCGTTCGCGAGGATGCGGACGTCTTCGATTCGGTTCCGTCGACTGCGGCAGACGGTCACGGCCGCCCGTTCGGCGAGATCTTCGACGACCTCGAGTGGGAGTTCTCGGAGGTGCCTGCGGATCTCTTCGCGCCTGCGAAGGTCACCGTCGACGTCATCGGCGGACCGACGTACGTCCACGGCGAAACTGACGAAGACCTCCTCGTCGAGTCCTTCGACCTGTAA
- a CDS encoding heavy-metal-associated domain-containing protein, which yields MDQTTLRVTGMACDGCEANVIDALESLEGVSSATADHEAETVRVEHDETTVDEASIANTIDDAGYDVAE from the coding sequence ATGGATCAAACGACACTTCGCGTCACCGGAATGGCCTGTGACGGCTGTGAAGCGAACGTCATCGACGCGCTCGAGTCCCTCGAGGGAGTCTCGTCGGCGACGGCAGACCACGAAGCGGAGACGGTTCGCGTCGAACACGACGAGACGACGGTCGACGAAGCGTCGATCGCCAACACGATCGACGACGCTGGCTACGACGTCGCCGAGTAA
- a CDS encoding MTH1187 family thiamine-binding protein has product MTVIGLLSVAPVTEESMSSEIAKAVDALEEYDVEYETNPMGTVIEAESTDELFSAAQAAHDAVDHDRVSTVLKIDDKRTRETTAAEKVESVEEHLGRSATSADE; this is encoded by the coding sequence ATGACGGTAATCGGACTACTGAGTGTCGCACCGGTAACCGAAGAGAGCATGTCCAGCGAAATCGCGAAGGCGGTCGACGCGCTCGAGGAGTACGACGTCGAGTACGAGACGAACCCGATGGGGACGGTAATCGAAGCCGAGAGTACCGACGAACTGTTTTCGGCCGCGCAGGCCGCTCACGACGCGGTGGATCACGACCGCGTGAGCACCGTCTTGAAGATCGACGATAAGCGGACGCGAGAGACGACTGCGGCGGAAAAAGTCGAGTCGGTCGAGGAGCACCTCGGTCGGTCGGCGACGAGTGCAGACGAGTAG
- a CDS encoding HalOD1 output domain-containing protein: MHTELPTADDADDLQYDQPNDRYVFHHDSESTATITTTIVHALAQIADTDVSQGEFSLYDSVDPDALDRLFRTKADGTERSGGHVAFTALEHEVYVYANGDVIIYPPSEVDTPGRPK, translated from the coding sequence ATGCACACGGAACTACCCACCGCTGACGATGCGGACGACCTCCAGTACGACCAGCCCAACGACCGCTACGTGTTCCATCACGATTCAGAGAGCACGGCCACGATAACGACGACGATCGTTCACGCGCTCGCACAGATCGCAGATACCGACGTCTCCCAAGGAGAGTTCTCCCTCTACGATAGCGTCGATCCCGACGCACTCGATCGGCTCTTCCGGACGAAAGCCGACGGTACCGAACGTTCGGGTGGCCACGTCGCGTTCACCGCGCTCGAGCACGAAGTCTACGTCTACGCGAACGGAGACGTCATCATCTACCCGCCGTCCGAAGTCGACACACCCGGCCGTCCGAAATAA